In one window of Burkholderia multivorans ATCC BAA-247 DNA:
- a CDS encoding DUF6566 family protein, whose amino-acid sequence MQHQQDAQVRDPYRGHEIRVWARRNERGAWRDEVQLYVDGARIELIVPEPAGPEWLTEDEALRAGVERGRYLVDKRVDDD is encoded by the coding sequence GTGCAGCATCAACAGGACGCACAGGTACGCGATCCGTATCGCGGCCACGAGATCCGCGTGTGGGCGCGGCGCAACGAGCGCGGCGCATGGCGCGACGAAGTGCAGCTCTACGTCGACGGCGCACGCATCGAGCTGATCGTGCCGGAGCCGGCCGGCCCCGAATGGCTGACCGAGGACGAAGCGCTGCGTGCGGGCGTCGAGCGCGGCCGCTATCTGGTCGACAAGCGCGTCGACGACGATTGA
- a CDS encoding MgtC/SapB family protein, with protein sequence MIGHVELLGRLLLAALLGSVIGLERERLNWAAGLRTHMLVCVGSALTMLVSTYGFEDVAGRNGVVLDPSRVAAQVVSGIGFLGAGSILLRGEVVRGLTTAASLWAVAGVGLAVGGGMIVASVGATVIVLVILAGVKPLERRFIAQRQQRTLRLVVERGGLTLRTLHDALGTRHVRVKRFIVQQSDDDPDTDDISVSFSRTSPVEFAAICRTLQNLAGVRICRPDTSSRSLV encoded by the coding sequence ATGATCGGCCACGTCGAACTCCTCGGACGCCTGCTGCTCGCTGCGCTGCTCGGCAGCGTGATCGGCCTCGAGCGCGAGCGGCTGAACTGGGCCGCGGGCCTGCGCACGCACATGCTCGTGTGCGTCGGCTCCGCGCTGACGATGCTCGTGTCGACCTACGGCTTCGAAGACGTCGCCGGCCGCAACGGCGTCGTACTCGATCCGTCGCGCGTCGCCGCGCAGGTGGTGTCCGGCATCGGCTTTCTCGGTGCCGGTTCGATTCTGCTGCGCGGCGAAGTAGTGCGCGGGCTGACGACCGCGGCGAGCCTCTGGGCCGTCGCCGGTGTCGGTCTCGCGGTCGGCGGCGGCATGATCGTCGCGTCGGTCGGCGCGACGGTCATCGTGCTCGTGATCCTCGCGGGCGTGAAGCCGCTCGAACGCCGCTTCATCGCGCAGCGTCAACAGCGCACGCTGCGGCTCGTCGTCGAGCGCGGCGGGCTCACGCTACGCACGCTGCACGACGCGCTCGGCACGCGGCACGTGCGCGTGAAGCGGTTCATCGTCCAGCAGTCGGACGACGATCCGGACACCGACGACATCTCGGTCTCGTTCTCGCGAACGAGCCCGGTGGAATTCGCGGCGATCTGCCGGACGCTGCAAAACCTCGCCGGCGTACGGATCTGCCGTCCCGACACTTCGTCAAGGAGTCTCGTGTGA
- a CDS encoding succinate dehydrogenase/fumarate reductase iron-sulfur subunit: MDDDTRILHIYRYDPDRDAAPYMQRYEIAVQPDDRMLLDVLGRLKREDETLSYRRSCREGICGSDAMNINGSNGLACLTNMKTLPREITLRPLPGLPVVRDLIVDMTDFFNQYHSIKPYLINDTPPPERERLQSPAERDQLDGLYECILCACCSTQCPTFWWNPDKFVGPAGLLQAYRFIADSRDLATGERLDNLEDPYRLFRCRTIMNCTSVCPKGLNPARAISNIRAMLVRRAV, from the coding sequence ATGGACGACGACACGCGCATCCTCCATATCTATCGCTACGACCCCGATCGGGACGCGGCGCCTTACATGCAGCGCTACGAGATCGCCGTGCAGCCCGACGACCGGATGCTGCTCGACGTGCTCGGGCGCCTCAAGCGCGAAGACGAGACGCTCTCGTATCGACGCTCGTGCCGCGAAGGGATCTGCGGCTCCGATGCGATGAACATCAACGGGTCGAACGGGCTCGCGTGCCTGACCAACATGAAGACGCTGCCGCGCGAGATCACGCTGCGCCCGCTGCCGGGCCTGCCGGTCGTGCGCGACCTGATCGTCGACATGACCGACTTTTTCAATCAATACCACTCGATCAAGCCGTATCTGATCAACGATACGCCGCCGCCCGAGCGCGAGCGCCTGCAGTCGCCGGCCGAGCGCGACCAGCTCGACGGGCTGTACGAATGCATCCTCTGCGCGTGCTGTTCGACGCAGTGTCCGACGTTCTGGTGGAATCCGGACAAGTTCGTCGGGCCGGCCGGGTTGCTCCAGGCGTACCGGTTCATCGCCGATTCGCGCGATCTCGCGACGGGCGAGCGGCTCGATAACCTCGAGGATCCGTATCGGCTGTTCCGCTGCCGGACCATCATGAACTGCACGAGCGTGTGCCCGAAGGGGTTGAATCCGGCGCGCGCGATCTCGAACATTCGGGCGATGCTGGTGCGGCGCGCGGTGTAA
- a CDS encoding VTT domain-containing protein codes for MIVPARGSRTGFATAGPARADDAQRGAAPGDAIVRHGLLEVGRNCDTIRHADRFATLIDGDAYFSTLRAALLRARHTVFILGWDVDSRMRLMPGGADDGFPDTLAAFLHALASRRHNLRIYVLAWDFAMIYALERDWPPVYRASWRAHRGIVFRLDDAHPRGASHHQKLVVIDDRLAFVGGLDLTRARWDTPAHAADDPRRRDEQGMPYGPFHDVHTMFDGDAAAAIGEQARARWLRACGRPIAIRAHKHLERDDDPDPWPPGAQVDVRDVQLGIAYTAPRHRDSAPVSQVRELVADTIRTARRHLYIENQYFTAAVVRETLSARLADEDGPDVTVVAPRVQSGWLQEATMGVLRARLHATLVAADRFGRYRLLYPHVDGLGDGCVNVHSKVAIVDDECLMIGSANLNNRSMLLDTECCVALVAAGDPRVRAAIAGTRDRLLAEHLGTTPATVADAFADALARGARPNDALDRLRKDRGRSLRTLDPSVAPQLDALVPVSAWLDPEQPIEPDRLIREFVPREQHRTLSARFLVLGAIVLLIAALALTWRFSPLGERLNVASLAHAAAGMSRLPAAPVLLLLGYVIAATLAVPITLLIAATGLVFGAWPGFAYAGAGTLMAAVATYGLGRWLGRDAVRRLAGARANRLSEHLGKRGVVAMTVLRLLPIAPFTVVNLVAGASHIGLRDFVIGTAIGMLPGIVLTVIFANQLLAAFSHPGPTAFAWLAAIGIALVGVSALLVRMLRRWR; via the coding sequence ATGATCGTGCCGGCCCGCGGCTCGCGCACCGGCTTCGCGACGGCCGGCCCGGCGCGCGCCGACGACGCGCAGCGCGGCGCCGCACCGGGCGACGCGATCGTCCGGCACGGCCTGCTCGAGGTCGGCCGCAACTGCGACACGATTCGTCATGCGGACCGCTTCGCGACGTTGATCGACGGCGACGCGTATTTCTCGACACTGCGGGCCGCGCTCCTGCGTGCGCGCCATACGGTGTTCATCCTCGGCTGGGACGTCGACAGCCGGATGCGGCTCATGCCGGGCGGCGCCGACGACGGCTTCCCCGATACGCTCGCGGCGTTCCTGCACGCGCTCGCGTCGCGCCGGCACAACCTGCGGATCTACGTGCTCGCGTGGGACTTCGCGATGATCTACGCGCTCGAGCGCGACTGGCCGCCCGTCTATCGTGCGAGCTGGCGCGCGCATCGCGGGATCGTGTTCCGGCTCGACGATGCGCATCCGCGCGGCGCGTCGCATCATCAGAAGCTCGTCGTGATCGACGACCGGCTCGCGTTCGTCGGCGGCCTCGATCTGACGCGTGCGCGCTGGGACACGCCCGCGCATGCGGCGGACGACCCGCGCCGGCGCGACGAACAGGGCATGCCGTACGGACCGTTCCACGACGTGCACACGATGTTCGACGGCGACGCGGCCGCAGCGATCGGCGAGCAGGCACGCGCGCGCTGGCTGCGCGCATGCGGACGGCCGATCGCGATCCGCGCGCACAAGCATCTCGAACGCGACGACGATCCCGACCCGTGGCCGCCCGGCGCGCAGGTCGACGTGCGCGACGTGCAGCTCGGCATCGCCTATACGGCGCCGCGCCATCGCGACTCGGCGCCGGTGAGCCAGGTGCGCGAACTGGTCGCCGACACGATCCGCACCGCGCGCCGCCATCTGTATATCGAGAACCAGTACTTCACCGCGGCCGTCGTGCGCGAGACGCTGTCCGCGCGCCTCGCCGACGAGGACGGGCCCGACGTGACGGTCGTCGCGCCGCGCGTGCAGAGCGGCTGGCTGCAGGAAGCGACGATGGGCGTGCTGCGCGCGCGGCTGCACGCCACGCTCGTCGCGGCGGACCGCTTCGGGCGCTACCGGCTGCTGTATCCGCACGTCGACGGGCTCGGCGACGGCTGCGTGAACGTGCACAGCAAAGTCGCGATCGTCGACGACGAATGCCTGATGATCGGCAGCGCGAACCTGAACAACCGCTCGATGCTGCTCGACACCGAATGCTGCGTCGCGCTGGTCGCGGCCGGCGACCCGCGCGTGCGCGCCGCGATCGCCGGCACGCGCGACCGCCTGCTGGCCGAGCATCTCGGCACGACGCCCGCGACCGTCGCCGACGCGTTCGCGGACGCGCTCGCGCGCGGCGCGCGGCCGAACGACGCGCTCGACCGGCTGCGCAAGGACCGCGGACGTTCGCTGCGCACGCTCGATCCGTCGGTCGCGCCGCAGCTCGACGCGCTCGTGCCGGTCAGCGCGTGGCTCGATCCCGAGCAGCCGATCGAGCCCGATCGGCTGATCCGCGAGTTCGTGCCGCGCGAACAGCACCGCACGCTCAGCGCGCGCTTCCTCGTGCTCGGCGCGATCGTGCTGCTGATCGCCGCGCTCGCGCTCACGTGGCGCTTCTCGCCGCTCGGCGAGCGCCTGAACGTCGCATCGCTCGCACATGCGGCCGCCGGCATGTCGCGACTGCCGGCCGCGCCCGTGCTGCTGCTGCTCGGCTACGTGATTGCGGCGACGCTCGCGGTGCCGATCACGCTGCTGATCGCGGCGACCGGCCTCGTGTTCGGCGCGTGGCCCGGTTTCGCCTATGCGGGCGCGGGCACCCTGATGGCCGCGGTCGCGACCTACGGACTCGGCCGCTGGCTCGGCCGCGACGCGGTGCGCCGGCTCGCCGGCGCGCGCGCGAACCGGCTCAGCGAGCATCTCGGCAAACGCGGCGTGGTCGCGATGACGGTGCTGCGGCTGCTGCCGATCGCGCCGTTTACGGTCGTCAACCTCGTCGCGGGCGCGTCGCATATCGGGCTGCGCGACTTCGTGATCGGCACGGCGATCGGCATGCTGCCAGGCATCGTGCTCACGGTGATCTTCGCGAACCAGCTGCTCGCCGCGTTCAGCCATCCGGGGCCGACCGCGTTCGCGTGGCTCGCGGCGATCGGCATCGCGCTCGTCGGCGTGTCGGCGCTGCTCGTCAGGATGCTGCGGCGATGGCGCTGA